One uncultured Caproiciproducens sp. DNA segment encodes these proteins:
- a CDS encoding helix-turn-helix transcriptional regulator, which translates to MTIGKAVADRIEELCGEKGITLNKLGTISGVTQSTLNNIISGVSKNPTISTIKKVCDGLDIDIIQFFDTPVFRNLEQEIK; encoded by the coding sequence ATGACAATCGGTAAAGCGGTAGCTGACAGAATTGAAGAATTGTGCGGTGAAAAAGGAATTACACTCAATAAATTGGGGACGATTTCTGGGGTGACCCAATCGACATTGAACAATATTATCAGTGGGGTTAGTAAAAATCCGACGATTTCCACTATCAAAAAGGTTTGCGACGGCTTGGATATCGATATTATTCAGTTTTTCGACACGCCTGTGTTCCGCAATTTGGAACAGGAAATTAAGTGA
- a CDS encoding flagellin — MVIQHNISALFALRQISINQALCNKSIMRLSSGYRINSAADDPAGLAVSEKMRSQIRGLKVAQQNTQDGISMVQTADGNLNETQSILQRMMELAVQSSNGTYQNDTDRKNSSKEFESLKQEIDRIANTTDFNGTKLLNGSLAEKTDPADPSFGKDGITLQVGADNSAASSYTIHIPNMSAKGLGVDGASIGTQEDAQKAIGLIQKGIDAVSGARGGLGAEQNSLERTLNSLGTMEDNLTAAESRIRDVDMAKEMMELAKHNILVQAGMAMLAQANLQPQSILKLLDMKI; from the coding sequence ATGGTTATTCAACATAATATCAGTGCGCTTTTTGCGCTGCGTCAGATTTCGATCAATCAGGCGCTGTGTAATAAAAGCATTATGAGGCTTTCTTCCGGTTACCGGATCAATTCCGCCGCGGATGACCCGGCCGGCCTTGCCGTTTCTGAAAAAATGCGCTCGCAGATACGGGGGCTGAAAGTTGCGCAGCAAAACACGCAGGACGGCATCAGTATGGTTCAGACTGCCGATGGGAATCTGAACGAAACGCAGTCCATCCTGCAAAGAATGATGGAGCTTGCGGTACAGTCCTCCAACGGAACCTATCAGAATGACACGGACAGAAAAAATTCCAGCAAGGAATTTGAGTCGCTGAAGCAGGAAATTGACCGCATTGCCAATACTACCGACTTTAACGGAACCAAACTGCTCAATGGCAGTCTGGCGGAAAAAACAGACCCTGCCGACCCATCCTTCGGGAAAGACGGCATAACGCTTCAGGTTGGCGCCGATAATTCGGCGGCCAGCAGTTATACCATTCATATTCCGAATATGAGCGCGAAAGGGCTTGGAGTTGACGGGGCCTCCATTGGCACACAGGAAGACGCGCAGAAAGCCATTGGTCTGATACAAAAAGGAATTGACGCCGTTTCCGGCGCGCGCGGCGGCTTGGGCGCTGAACAGAACAGCCTGGAACGTACGCTGAACAGCCTTGGCACGATGGAAGACAACCTGACGGCTGCCGAAAGCCGCATTCGCGATGTGGATATGGCAAAAGAAATGATGGAGCTGGCAAAGCACAATATTCTGGTACAGGCGGGAATGGCGATGCTTGCGCAGGCGAACCTACAGCCACAGAGCATTTTGAAGCTCCTCGATATGAAAATTTAA
- a CDS encoding cell division protein FtsA: protein MQIEEQPDFLPEGAETGKAPEDYVFALDIGTRSVIGIVGTVENEKLRISAIETVEHPKRAMIDGQIEDIEQVSRVAKLVKDRLEKRIGYPLKHVCVAAAGRALKTQKASYELALKQSQTIDEELVCRLEAGAIEAAERQFNPESTDENQSVFYLVGYSIIQYTLDNYPISNLLEHRGQNIGVEVIATFLPREVVDSLYTTMHKTGLEVSSLTLEPIAAMNAAIPQKLRLLNLALVDIGAGTSDIAVSKDGGVVGYTMATVAGDEITESIMKDYLVDFASAEDIKLKMSGERNIVFKDILGFEHTVTPEEIRNKTEPVMRSLCEEISLRIVQANGGPPSAVFLVGGGSKLPGMCACVSEYLNLPLTRVAIGGSNFMVHVSASDEDITGPEYATPLGIAVSAALNLINDSFSITLNGSRAKLFRSGRLSVLDVLLMNGYSYNQLISRSGQSMIVELNGENKILYGGHPTAARILLNGAESNIAAMIKAGDSIEFEPAIPGANAHPALEDVVHFEKTHRVFLNGSEFTVGTRAMVNGQPANPEQPLSARDQVQTFQINTLRELLCFAGEDENRTFLINGQPAGLDDPLSAEDQVEYAPPAVSAAPLLAFEPPFAQAQTDEEPQVAAVTHITLNRATLALNAKPDKTPYCLIDMLNLVDIDLSKPQGNIVLHVNGEDAAYLQILADGDKVDIYWENSVRP, encoded by the coding sequence ATGCAAATTGAAGAACAGCCTGATTTTTTGCCGGAAGGCGCGGAAACCGGAAAAGCTCCGGAAGATTACGTATTCGCACTGGATATCGGAACGCGGAGCGTCATTGGTATTGTAGGAACCGTGGAGAATGAAAAGCTGCGTATTTCGGCGATTGAAACGGTTGAACATCCGAAGCGGGCCATGATAGACGGCCAGATCGAGGATATTGAGCAGGTGAGCCGGGTGGCGAAACTTGTCAAAGACCGGCTCGAAAAACGAATCGGCTATCCGCTCAAACATGTATGCGTCGCCGCGGCCGGCCGCGCACTGAAAACACAGAAAGCTTCCTATGAACTTGCGCTGAAACAGTCGCAGACCATTGACGAAGAACTTGTCTGCCGCCTTGAAGCAGGCGCGATTGAAGCGGCTGAACGGCAGTTCAATCCGGAATCCACCGACGAAAACCAGTCCGTTTTTTATCTCGTCGGTTATTCCATCATTCAGTACACACTGGACAACTACCCCATCTCCAACCTTTTGGAACATCGTGGGCAAAACATCGGCGTTGAAGTGATTGCAACCTTTTTGCCCCGCGAAGTAGTTGACAGCCTGTACACAACCATGCACAAGACCGGACTGGAAGTTTCGAGCCTGACGCTGGAGCCGATTGCCGCAATGAACGCGGCCATCCCGCAGAAACTGCGCCTGCTGAATCTGGCGCTGGTCGATATCGGCGCGGGCACCTCCGATATTGCCGTGTCAAAGGACGGCGGCGTCGTTGGCTACACCATGGCGACCGTGGCTGGCGATGAGATTACCGAATCGATTATGAAGGATTATCTTGTTGATTTTGCATCAGCGGAAGATATCAAACTAAAAATGAGCGGAGAACGGAATATCGTATTTAAGGATATTCTGGGATTTGAACATACGGTTACACCGGAAGAAATCCGGAATAAAACGGAGCCGGTCATGCGTTCCCTTTGTGAAGAAATTTCGCTGAGAATTGTACAGGCCAACGGAGGCCCCCCTTCCGCCGTCTTCTTGGTTGGGGGAGGCAGCAAGCTGCCCGGAATGTGCGCCTGTGTATCGGAATACCTCAATCTGCCGCTCACCCGTGTGGCAATCGGCGGCAGCAACTTTATGGTTCATGTCTCCGCGTCGGACGAAGACATTACCGGGCCGGAATACGCAACGCCGCTGGGAATTGCCGTATCCGCGGCGCTCAACCTGATTAACGACAGCTTTTCCATCACCCTCAACGGCAGCCGGGCAAAGCTGTTCCGCAGCGGCAGGCTTTCCGTTCTGGATGTGCTGCTGATGAACGGGTACAGCTACAATCAACTCATCAGCCGTTCCGGCCAAAGTATGATTGTTGAACTGAACGGGGAAAATAAAATTTTATACGGCGGGCATCCGACCGCCGCGCGCATCCTGCTGAACGGTGCGGAAAGCAATATTGCCGCTATGATTAAAGCCGGAGACAGCATTGAATTCGAGCCTGCAATTCCCGGAGCGAACGCGCATCCCGCATTGGAAGACGTGGTGCATTTTGAAAAGACGCACAGGGTGTTTTTAAATGGCTCCGAATTTACCGTCGGCACCCGCGCGATGGTCAACGGTCAGCCCGCCAACCCGGAACAGCCGCTCTCCGCACGCGACCAAGTGCAAACGTTTCAAATCAATACGCTGCGGGAGCTCCTCTGTTTTGCCGGGGAAGATGAGAATCGGACCTTTCTAATCAACGGCCAGCCCGCCGGACTTGATGATCCGCTCTCGGCGGAGGATCAGGTCGAATACGCTCCGCCCGCTGTTTCGGCGGCACCGCTTTTGGCTTTTGAGCCGCCTTTTGCACAGGCGCAGACTGATGAAGAGCCGCAAGTTGCCGCAGTCACTCATATCACCCTGAACCGCGCGACCCTCGCGCTGAACGCGAAGCCGGATAAAACACCCTATTGCCTGATCGATATGCTCAATCTGGTGGATATCGATTTATCCAAACCGCAGGGCAATATTGTCCTGCACGTAAACGGAGAGGACGCGGCGTATCTGCAGATACTTGCAGACGGGGATAAAGTAGATATCTACTGGGAAAATTCCGTAAGGCCGTAA
- a CDS encoding Crp/Fnr family transcriptional regulator — MAVTQTEFAFMKEAFPFWNSLTERQKNMLEQSAVSSVYEKGQRLHDGSQDCMGLIMVLSGHLRAFILSETGKEITIYRLLERDICIFSASCMLKNISFDIYIEAEQETRILLIPTAVYNELNQTSLAVSNFTSQLISSRFSDVMWVMEQVLFMSFDRRLANFLLEQSTIDGTDTLNMTHETIAKNMGSAREVITRMLKYFQSEGMVSLFRGGITITDRKKLEKLL; from the coding sequence ATGGCCGTTACACAAACAGAGTTTGCATTTATGAAAGAAGCTTTTCCTTTCTGGAACAGCCTGACAGAAAGACAGAAAAACATGCTGGAGCAGTCGGCTGTCTCCTCTGTTTACGAGAAAGGGCAGCGGCTCCATGACGGTTCGCAGGACTGCATGGGGTTGATTATGGTTTTGAGCGGGCATCTGCGCGCCTTTATCCTTTCGGAAACGGGCAAAGAAATTACTATCTACCGCCTTCTTGAGCGGGACATCTGTATTTTCTCAGCCTCCTGCATGCTGAAAAACATCAGCTTTGACATTTATATTGAAGCGGAACAGGAAACCCGGATTCTGCTGATTCCGACTGCGGTGTATAATGAACTGAATCAGACTTCTCTTGCTGTTTCGAACTTCACCAGCCAGCTGATTTCCTCCCGTTTTTCCGACGTGATGTGGGTGATGGAGCAAGTGCTTTTTATGAGCTTTGACCGGCGGCTGGCTAATTTTCTTCTTGAGCAGTCCACTATTGACGGTACCGACACGCTCAATATGACACACGAAACTATCGCAAAGAATATGGGTTCCGCGCGTGAGGTTATAACCCGAATGCTGAAATATTTTCAGAGCGAGGGCATGGTTTCCCTATTCCGCGGAGGCATTACCATCACCGATCGGAAAAAACTTGAAAAGCTTCTGTAG
- the trxA gene encoding thioredoxin, translated as MSVLTLTKDNFTQEAVNSDKTVLIDFWAPWCGPCRMVSPIVDEIAEETSDTLKVGKINVDEQPELASQFGVMSIPTLVVMKDGKIVNTSVGTKSKESILGMLQ; from the coding sequence ATGTCAGTTTTAACATTAACAAAAGATAATTTCACACAGGAGGCCGTAAACTCAGATAAAACGGTACTTATTGACTTTTGGGCGCCCTGGTGCGGTCCCTGCCGCATGGTTTCCCCGATTGTGGATGAAATTGCGGAAGAGACTTCCGATACTTTAAAAGTAGGCAAGATAAACGTGGATGAACAGCCTGAACTTGCTTCCCAGTTCGGCGTAATGAGTATTCCGACCTTGGTTGTCATGAAAGACGGAAAAATTGTAAATACCTCTGTCGGTACAAAAAGCAAAGAATCCATACTTGGAATGCTGCAATAA